In Patescibacteria group bacterium, the genomic window ATCATATGCGCCAGGCCAACATGGTCAAGTCCCGCGTCGGTTATCTGAATATGGCCGACAATTGCGTGAAAAGCAAAAAACCGCCCAAATTTATGGAATTTCCAACCAACAATTTAAAAATTATTATCAGCATGCTTTACGCAAAAAAGGTATGACCGATTTGGCATTATTGAGATTATTAGAATTAAGATTGGATAATATTGTTTTTAGATTAGGATTAGCTGATTCCAGACGGCAAGCGCGGATTTTGGTCAGAGATGGCCACCTTGAAGTTAATGGCAAAAAAGTCACTTTCCCTTCATTTCAAGTTAAAATCGGCGACAAAATTGCCCCAAATAGCGCCAGTCTCAAAAAAGTATATTTTAAAAATCGATTGGAAGTGATTTCCAAAATCAAAACCCCGGCTTGGTTAAAATTAAAAGCAGATACTATGACCGGCGAAGTTTTAAAGATTCCCGAAAGAGATGGTATCGACACTCCGATCGATGAAGATATTGTTTTGGAATTTTTCGCCAGATAATATCAATTATTAATTTATAATATTCGAAATTGTTAAAAGAAATTTGAAAAATTGAATTTGGAGGTTTCATGCAAGAAGGTATTTCTCTCCCAGAAATTGAAAAAGTAAATGAAGAAGGAAATTCGGCTAGTTTTGTAATTTCGCCTTTATATCCAGGTTATGGCGTGACCGTTGGAAATTCGCTTCGACGCGTTTTGTATTCGTCTTTGAAGGGCGCGGCAATTTATGCCCTTGAAGTTCAAAATGCGAGCCATGAATTTTCAACATTGCCCGGCGTTAAAGAAGATTTAATTCAAATCATCTTGAACCTAAAACAGGTTCGTTTAATTATCCATGAGGGCGAGGATGCGGTCTTAAAATTAAAAATCAAAGGTCCAAAAGAAGTCACGGCCGCTGATATTTCCGCCTCAGCATCAGTCGAAATCGTCAATCCCAAGCAACCCATAGCTTCCTTGAGCAAAACCGGCAAACTTGACATGGAACTAAAAGTAAATCGCGGCATGGGTTATGTGCCAACCGAAATTAAAGAAAACCGAGAATTCCCAATTGGCACTATTTCTATTGATGCGATTTATTCTCCGATCAAAAAAGTTAATTTTGATGTTGAACCTATTCGTGTCGGTGAAATGACTAACTACGATAAATTAATGCTTGACATCACTACTGACGGCACAATTAAACCAACCGAGGCTCTGACAAAAGCGGCGGCGATTTTAATTGATCATTTTAATTTAATCAAAAATTATCAAGAAAAAGCGGTTGCCAAAAAAGGCAAAGCCAAAGCAGAAGCTGATAAAAATAAAAAATTAGCTGCCAATAAAACTGATTTTAAATCACAGAAAATTGAAGAAGCTGGTTTTTCAAATCGTACCACCAATGCTTTATTGAATAATAAAGTCAAAACTGTCGCCGGATTATCCAGATTATCCTTAGAAACAATTCGAGAAATGAAAGGCATGGGCGCAAAGGGTTTTGAAGAAATTCAAGAAAAATTAACTGAATGGAATTTAATTAACTAAAAATGAAAACAGTTAAATTTTCCAGAACCAGGGAACATCGCGAATTAATGCTTCGAAACTTAGCCACTTCTTTAGTTTTATATGAAAAGATTAAAACTACTCACGCAAAGGCAAAAGCTGTTAAAATTTTGGTTGAAAAAATGATCACCAGAGCCAAGAAAAACGATTTGTCTTCATCTCGAAAATTACAAGAATTTTTTACCGATGTTAATGCAGTTAAAAAAATCCGTGAAGAATTAATTAAAACTTTTGCTAATCGGCCATCAGGGTTTATCCGCGTTGCCAGATTAGGTTTTAGAGCTGGCGATTCAGCCCCGATGTCGCAAGTTGAATTAATTATGCCACACAAAAAAGCCGTCAAAAAAGAGGCAGAAACCATAGTTTCCAAAAAAGGCAAAGTCACGATCCGTACCAAAACTTCAGGCAGTAAGGTTGAGGTCGCCGAAAAAATAGCAA contains:
- the rpsD gene encoding 30S ribosomal protein S4 — its product is MPKVTNNVCEKCRRAGQKLFLKGDKCLSPKCPFTRRSYAPGQHGQVPRRLSEYGRQLREKQKTAQIYGISNQQFKNYYQHALRKKGMTDLALLRLLELRLDNIVFRLGLADSRRQARILVRDGHLEVNGKKVTFPSFQVKIGDKIAPNSASLKKVYFKNRLEVISKIKTPAWLKLKADTMTGEVLKIPERDGIDTPIDEDIVLEFFAR
- a CDS encoding DNA-directed RNA polymerase subunit alpha; this translates as MQEGISLPEIEKVNEEGNSASFVISPLYPGYGVTVGNSLRRVLYSSLKGAAIYALEVQNASHEFSTLPGVKEDLIQIILNLKQVRLIIHEGEDAVLKLKIKGPKEVTAADISASASVEIVNPKQPIASLSKTGKLDMELKVNRGMGYVPTEIKENREFPIGTISIDAIYSPIKKVNFDVEPIRVGEMTNYDKLMLDITTDGTIKPTEALTKAAAILIDHFNLIKNYQEKAVAKKGKAKAEADKNKKLAANKTDFKSQKIEEAGFSNRTTNALLNNKVKTVAGLSRLSLETIREMKGMGAKGFEEIQEKLTEWNLIN
- the rplQ gene encoding 50S ribosomal protein L17, with product MKTVKFSRTREHRELMLRNLATSLVLYEKIKTTHAKAKAVKILVEKMITRAKKNDLSSSRKLQEFFTDVNAVKKIREELIKTFANRPSGFIRVARLGFRAGDSAPMSQVELIMPHKKAVKKEAETIVSKKGKVTIRTKTSGSKVEVAEKIAKTKKEKITKKPAIAIKTIKKTEDKKGWLDRVSGTGLGKKFSQATKKIWTKRTTSK